A single genomic interval of Gossypium raimondii isolate GPD5lz chromosome 11, ASM2569854v1, whole genome shotgun sequence harbors:
- the LOC105803018 gene encoding serine/arginine-rich splicing factor SR34B isoform X1 → MSSRSSRTLYVGNLPGDVREREVEDLFYKYGPIAQIDLKIPPRPPGYAFVEFEEARDAEDAIRGRDGYDFGGHRLRVELAHGGRGRSSIDRHSSYSSGRGRGPSRRSEYRVLVTGLPSSASWQDLKDHMRRAGDVCFSQVFRDGSGTTGIVDYTNYDDMKYAIKKLDDSEFRNAFSRAYVRVKEYDSRRDSSRSPSRGRSLSRSRSRSRSRSRSRSRGRSYSRSKSRSKSPKAKPSRKSPEKSRSRSPRSRSASRSRSLSRYGYMQQTGDWILGSCGNMVQLHAIVWLQRSPSRSRSPLPSRQKGRSKSPKRRSVSRSPSGSRSRSRSKSVSGS, encoded by the exons ATGAGTAGCCGTTCCAGCAGGACTCTTTACGTTGGAAATCTTCCCGGTGATGTTCGCGAGAGGGAAGTGGAAGATTTGTTTTATAAG TATGGTCCTATAGCTCAAATTGACTTGAAGATTCCACCAAGGCCTCCAGGTTATGCATTTGTTGAG tttGAAGAAGCTCGAGATGCTGAAGATGCCATTCGTGGTCGTGATGGATATGACTTTGGAGGGCATCGTTTACGG GTTGAACTTGCTCATGGTGGTCGTGGGCGCTCATCCATAGATCGTCACAGCAGTTATAGTAGTGGGCGTGGACGTGGACCATCCAGGCGTTCTGAATATCGCG TGCTAGTTACTGGATTGCCATCTTCTGCTTCATGGCAGGACCTCAAG GATCACATGCGTCGAGCAGGAGATGTTTGTTTTTCCCAAGTTTTCCGTGATGGTAGTG GGACTACAGGGATTGTGGACTACACCAACTATGATGATATGAAGTATGCT ATTAAGAAACTGGATGACTCTGAGTTTCGTAATGCATTTTCTCGGGCATATGTTCGG GTTAAGGAATATGATTCTAGGCGGGATTCCTCTCGAAGCCCTAGTCGTGGCCGATCTCTCTCAAGAAGCAGAAGCCGAAGCCGAAGTAGAAGCCGAAGCAGAAGCCGTGGTCGGAGCTATAGCCGAAGCAAGAGCCGCAG CAAGTCTCCAAAGGCAAAGCCTTCGCGCAAGTCACCTGAAAAGTCTAGATCAAGGTCTCCTCGTTCCCGCTCTGCATCAAGGTCTCGCTCTTTGTCAAG ataTGGATATATGCAGCAAACTGGGGATTGGATATTGGGATCTTGTGGGAATATGGTTCAATTGCATGCAATCGTTTGGTTGCAGAG ATCTCCTTCAAGGTCCAGGTCTCCTTTGCCTTCT CGTCAAAAAGGAAGGAGCAAGAGTCCCAAAAGACGCAGTGTTAGCAGGAGTCCAAGTGGGAGCAGGAGCAGGAGCAGGAGCAAGAGTGTATCCGGGTCTTGA
- the LOC105803018 gene encoding serine/arginine-rich-splicing factor SR34 isoform X2 yields the protein MSSRSSRTLYVGNLPGDVREREVEDLFYKYGPIAQIDLKIPPRPPGYAFVEFEEARDAEDAIRGRDGYDFGGHRLRVELAHGGRGRSSIDRHSSYSSGRGRGPSRRSEYRVLVTGLPSSASWQDLKDHMRRAGDVCFSQVFRDGSGTTGIVDYTNYDDMKYAIKKLDDSEFRNAFSRAYVRVKEYDSRRDSSRSPSRGRSLSRSRSRSRSRSRSRSRGRSYSRSKSRSKSPKAKPSRKSPEKSRSRSPRSRSASRSRSLSRSPSRSRSPLPSRQKGRSKSPKRRSVSRSPSGSRSRSRSKSVSGS from the exons ATGAGTAGCCGTTCCAGCAGGACTCTTTACGTTGGAAATCTTCCCGGTGATGTTCGCGAGAGGGAAGTGGAAGATTTGTTTTATAAG TATGGTCCTATAGCTCAAATTGACTTGAAGATTCCACCAAGGCCTCCAGGTTATGCATTTGTTGAG tttGAAGAAGCTCGAGATGCTGAAGATGCCATTCGTGGTCGTGATGGATATGACTTTGGAGGGCATCGTTTACGG GTTGAACTTGCTCATGGTGGTCGTGGGCGCTCATCCATAGATCGTCACAGCAGTTATAGTAGTGGGCGTGGACGTGGACCATCCAGGCGTTCTGAATATCGCG TGCTAGTTACTGGATTGCCATCTTCTGCTTCATGGCAGGACCTCAAG GATCACATGCGTCGAGCAGGAGATGTTTGTTTTTCCCAAGTTTTCCGTGATGGTAGTG GGACTACAGGGATTGTGGACTACACCAACTATGATGATATGAAGTATGCT ATTAAGAAACTGGATGACTCTGAGTTTCGTAATGCATTTTCTCGGGCATATGTTCGG GTTAAGGAATATGATTCTAGGCGGGATTCCTCTCGAAGCCCTAGTCGTGGCCGATCTCTCTCAAGAAGCAGAAGCCGAAGCCGAAGTAGAAGCCGAAGCAGAAGCCGTGGTCGGAGCTATAGCCGAAGCAAGAGCCGCAG CAAGTCTCCAAAGGCAAAGCCTTCGCGCAAGTCACCTGAAAAGTCTAGATCAAGGTCTCCTCGTTCCCGCTCTGCATCAAGGTCTCGCTCTTTGTCAAG ATCTCCTTCAAGGTCCAGGTCTCCTTTGCCTTCT CGTCAAAAAGGAAGGAGCAAGAGTCCCAAAAGACGCAGTGTTAGCAGGAGTCCAAGTGGGAGCAGGAGCAGGAGCAGGAGCAAGAGTGTATCCGGGTCTTGA